The Priestia koreensis genomic interval CTTAGGAGAGTGGCCGTTAAATTACGAATCCATGGAAACCAACGTGAATTGGGAGTACAAAAAGGTGAATATGAATTTCTTTGATAACCGCGGAGGAAAGCTTCCATACCGAGTCCGCTATACGCAGGATGCTCAAAAGCAAGTAAAGGGCGGACTAACGGCTAGAATTCCTGATTCGGACGATGTTCAGAAAATGATGATTTTAAAAGCCGCAGAAAAAACAAAGCTCCCATTAGCTTTCTCTACAATCGTGGGAGTTGGAACAAAAAAAGAAAATGGCTACAACGTGCCTGCTAAAAAAGTAGGATATTTAAACAGCTATACACCAGCTGTCAGTGAACGTGGAAAAGTAACGTACGGAGAAGTATTTTTGCTTCTACATGGCAGTAAACGAACCATCGCTGTTAAAAACGTTACGTCCCAAGGAATTGGTGCTTGGATACCTGTTCAAGATCACCTGTCACTTAGCTTTTCTGTCCATAATCAGCCAAGATAAAAAACACGCAATCGGTTTTTCCGATTGCGTGTTTTTGGTTTGGCAAATAAGTGTCGAATGAATGCCTTATAAAGACAGAAATAAACAAAAAGTGACCATTATTTCCTAAGAAATAATAAAGTTGTATAAATATTAGGAAAATTGTCGAGTTGAACCATTGTTCATTTATTCGTAAACTGAATAAAAGGTTAAACAGCATTTAAAGGAGGAGGGACAGGTTATCAATAGTCGGAATTTTTAATTTTTATATCAATAATAGTAAGCGTTTACAATTTTACGATGAGACGAGGTCTTCCCAATGAACATATCAAATGATCATACACAAGAATTAAAGCGAAGTATGAAAACAAGGCATTTATTTATGATCTCTCTTGGAGGATGTATCGGAACAGGTTTTTTTGTCGGATCGGGCTACACGATTCATGAAGCTGGAGCTGTTGGAGCCATTATTGCGTATTTAGTTAGCGGTTTTATTATGTATTTGACGATGCTATGTTTAGGTGAGCTATCAGTTGCGATGCCTGTAACAGGTTCATTTCATACCTATACGACAAAGTTTGTCGGACCAGCTACAGGTTTTGCGGTGGGGTGGTTATATTGGTTAGGCTGGGCTGTAACGGTGGCACTCGAATTTTTAACAGCTGGACAGCTTATGAAGCGTTGGTTTGAGCATACTCCTGTGTGGATATGGTGCCTGATCTTCGCGTTACTCATTTTCTTATTAAATGCACTATCAGCAAAAGCCTTTGGAGAAGCAGAATTTGTTTTTTCAAGTATTAAAGTTATTGCTATTATTTTATTTATTGGAATTGGCGGCGCAGCAATGTTTGGCTTACTTGATATGAAAAGCGGAGAAGGAGCACCTTTTTTATCACACTTTTTTGATGAGAAGCTATTTCCCAATGGGCTTAAGGCATTGCTTATTACAATGATTACCGTAAACTTTTCGTTCCAAGGAACGGAGCTGATTGGGATTGCGGCTGGAGAAAGTGAAAATCCAGAGAAGACGATTCCAAAGTCGATTAAACAAACGGTTTGGCGTACGCTCTTTTTCTTTATTATTTCCGTCTCTATTATGGCGGCTTTAATTCCAAGTGATGAAGCAGGCGTGGATAAAAGCCCGTTTGTTGTCGTACTAGATAATATCGGTGTTCCGTATGCAGGAGACGTGATGAACTTTATTATTTTAATCGCTCTTTTATCTGTTGCGAATTCAGGTTTATATGCGGCTACACGGATGCTCTACTCTCTTTCAAAAGAAAAGATGGCAAGCCCAAGCGTTGGTCGCGTTAACAAACGAGGAGTACCAATGAACGCGCTAGTGATTACGCTAGCAGTATCTGCTCTAACGTTACTTTCAGGATTCTTTGCTGCAGAAACGGTTTTTGTGTGGCTCTTATCCCTTGCAGGGTTTGGGGCACAAGTAGGTTGGATTGCAATTACAGGTTCATATCTAGGATTTCGTAGGAAGTATCTACGAGAAGGTGGAAAGGTAGAAGACCTAAAGTTTCGAACACCGCTTTATCCGTTCCTCCCGATCCTAGCATTCATTACAAACTGCTTAGTCATCATTAGCTTAGCGTTTGACCCGGAACAGCGGATTGCCCTATATCTAGGTGTTGGATGCTCGATTGCTTGTTATGTGTACTACTATTTTAAAATGAAAAAGGTGTCATGGGGACAAGATGAGCCACAAGAAATACAACTGCAAAGAAATAAAAAAATGATGCTATAAACGAAAAGAGGGTGCTCCTAGGAACACCCTCTTTTTATTTATTTGATCAGGTTTGCAGAATTCTTTTGGAAGTCTACATCTTTATAATAGCTGTTTTTAACTAAAATATTTGGCCCTAAACATTGAACTTGTGGGCAGTGACAGCTAAGTTCTTTAGAGGTTTGTGACTGCTGCCAACGATCAAATGATTCTTGAAGCGGCGTGTCTTTAATATTTCCAAGAGGCGGTGTATCACCAAAATCTGTGACGATCACATCACCGTTAAAAATATTTACGTTTAAACGTGAACGACCGTCTGGATCATTACGAACCGTTACATTTTTGCTTGCATAAAGTCGTTTTAATAAATCAAGATCTTCTTGCGTTTGGCTACATGCGTAAAACGGAAGTGTTCCAAATAACATCCACGTTTTCTCATCGCGAATATCTAGTAGGTGATGAATGGCACTGCGCATCTCTTCTAAGCTTAGTGTTTCAAGCGTACTAGCGAAATCACTGGGGTACATAGGGTGAACTTCATGACGCTGACATTTCATTTCATCAACGATTTGACGATGAATTTTCTCCATGTGTGGAAGTGTGCGTTTGTTGAGCATCGTTTCTGCTGATACCATGACACCCGCTTCTGTCAAAGCACGGCTGTTTTCAATCATACGATCAAAATATTTAGCCCGTTGTTCAACGGTCGGTTTTCGATCCATCATCGCAAAACCACCCTCAACAAAATCATCCATCGTTCCCCAGTTATGAGAAATATGTAAAACGTCTAAATAAGGAACAATTAGTTCATAACGAGAAAGATCAAGTGTGAGGTTGGAGTTAATCTGTGTACGTACCCCTCGTTCACGAGCATATTTCAGTAAAGGAACTACATAGTTTTTAACAGATGAAAGGGAAAGCATTGGTTCTCCCCCAGTAATACTTAAAGAACGTAATGTAGGAATTTCTTCTAAACGTTTTAATAACAGCTCAATTGGCAGGGCATTTGGATCTTTTGGTTGTAGTGTGTAACCAACCGCACAATGCTCACAGCGCATGTTGCAAAGAGTTGTTGTTGTAAACTCAATGTTAGTAAGTGTCGGCTTGCCGTACTGCTTCATATCTAAATAAGCTTCCCACGGATCGAATGACGTGGTAATTCGTTCTAAGGTCTTCATAAAAAACTCCTTTGAATCAAAATGTAGGGTCGTTTTCTGTAAAAATGGAAAATCAACCAATATAAACACACTAGGAACTATTATGAATTTTATTAGAGTTAGTTGTCAATTATGAAATGATTGGTTACGATAAGAAGCGAAGGGAGCGATCAACGATGGGAAATTCTATTCATGATAAAGAAAAACAGGTAGATTATTTGAAAAATCGTTTAAATATGTTTTTAAATGTTCTTGAATCCATGGAGCCTGAAGATGCAGGTGTTGAGGATATTGACCGCTTAATCGAAATGATTGATGATTTGGAATTTAAATATGAGCAGTTTAAAAAGGATTGGAAATAAAGCTCTCGCTGTGAGAGCTTTTTCTTTTTTCTCTTTTAACTGAATTTTTAAAGGAGTATAATGCATTATAGAAGGACCGGTGTGCAAGGTAAACAGTGATTTTACTCGCACTGACTCTACATATTGATAGAAAAGAAAGCGATTTCTAAAAATGCTATATGCTTGGTCGCTAATAATGCTAGGGGATTAGGGAGGAAACGATGATGGAACAACTAAAAGAAAGTTTATATCAATTAATTGTCGAAACATCAACGAACTTACCAAAAGATGTACGAAGAGCAATTGCGAAAGCAAAAACACGTGAAAATTCAGGAACTCGTGCAGCGATGTCACTTGCTACGATTACAGAAAATATCCAAATGGCAGATGAGAATGTGTCACCAATTTGCCAAGATACAGGTATGCCTACATTCAAAATTTATACGCCTGTAGGAGTGAATCAATTAAAAATCAAGGACGCTATTTATTGGGCAATCGTAGAAGCAACTAAGCACGGAAAGCTTCGTCCAAACTCCGTTGATTCATTAACAGGAGAAAATAGTGGAAACAATCTCGGAGAAGGAAACCCTGTTATTAAGTTCGAGCAATGGGAAAACGACTACATTGATGTGCGCTTAATTTTAAAAGGCGGCGGATGTGAAAACAAAAACATTCAGTATAGCCTTCCGTGTGAAGTTGAAGGGTTAGGACGTGCTGGTCGTGACTTGGATGGAATTCGTAAGTGTATTTTACATTCCGTATACCAAGCACAAGGACAAGGCTGTAGTGCAGGTGTCATCGGTGTCGGCATCGGTGGAGATCGCACATCTGGCTATGAACTTGCAAAAGCACAGCTGTTCAGAAGCCTTGATGATGAAAATCCAAATGAGCAATTACGTGAATTAGAAGAATACATTGTTGAAAATGCGAACAAGCTTGGAATTGGAACAATGGGATTCGGTGGTGAAACAACGCTTCTTGGTTGTAAAGTCGGCACAATTCACCGTATTCCAGCAAGCTTCTTCGTTTCAGTTGCATATAACTGCTGGGCTTATCGCCGTTTAGGAGTAAAATTAAATCCTGATACGGGTGAAATTCAAGAGTGGCTCTATCAAGAAGGTGAAGAAGTTACGTTCCCGAAAGAAGCTGAAAAAGAAGAAGAAAAAGTAGAAAATCAAACAAAAGAAGTGGTTCTACAAGCGCCAATTTCTGAAGAGCAAATTCGTGAGTTAAAAGTGGGCGACGTTGTACGTATTACTGGGATGATGTACACAGGTCGCGATGCGATTCATAAATACTTGAGCGATCATGACTGTGAAGTAGATCTAAATGGTCAAATTATTTATCACTGTGGCCCAGTAATGTTAAAAGATGAAGACGAAAAATGGCACGTTGCTGCCGCTGGCCCTACGACAAGTATTCGTGAAGAGCCTTATCAAGGGGATATCATGAAGAAATTTGGTATTCGTGCAGTAATGGGTAAAGGCGGAATGGGACCAAAAACGCTCGCAGCATTAAAAGAGCATGGTGGCGTATATTTAAATGCCATTGGTGGTGCAGCTCAATACTATGCAGAATGTGTACAAGCGGTTGAAGGTGTGAACTATACACAGTTCGGAATTCCAGAAGCAATGTGGCATCTTCGCGTGAAAGATTTCACTGCTGTTGTCACGATGGATTCGCATGGTAATAGCCTACATCAAGATGTAGACAAATCATCGCTTGAAAAGCTTGCTCAATTCAAAGAGCCTGTATTTAAATAAACGTTTGTTTAGAAAGCCAGCCTTCTTGTAAGGTTGGCTTTTTTGGTAGAAAAATGAATAAGAATGGAAAACAATGCATCGCATGAACTCATACATGTCACAAAAAATAAAAGGAGAAAGGAGTAGAGCTGATGAAAAAACTTTTCTTTGCAATTACTGCTCTTCTTTTAATTAATGGGGGCATGTTTTTAGAAGCGTACGGTGCTTCTTCCAATACGCCGATCCACTGGGGATTCAGCAAAAGTAAAAATCATGAGCCAGCTTCAGCAGGAGCAGCTTATGATCAGTTATTAAAAAAGCATGATTCATTTTATATCGGACATACGACCGAAAAACATATTTACTTAACATTTGATAATGGGTATGAAAATGGATACACCGAAAAAGTATTAAATGTACTTAAGAAAAAGAAGGTGCCAGCTGCCTTTTTTGTTACGGGTCATTATTTGACCGATCAGCCCGAACTTGTAAAAAGAATGGCGAGCGAGGGTCATATTGTTGGAAATCATTCATGGCATCATCCTGATTTGACAACCGTAGATGATACAAAACTAAAAGAAGAATTGCAGCGTGTCAAAACAGAATATACAAAATTAACGGGTAAAAA includes:
- a CDS encoding SE1561 family protein; protein product: MGNSIHDKEKQVDYLKNRLNMFLNVLESMEPEDAGVEDIDRLIEMIDDLEFKYEQFKKDWK
- a CDS encoding fumarate hydratase, which translates into the protein MMEQLKESLYQLIVETSTNLPKDVRRAIAKAKTRENSGTRAAMSLATITENIQMADENVSPICQDTGMPTFKIYTPVGVNQLKIKDAIYWAIVEATKHGKLRPNSVDSLTGENSGNNLGEGNPVIKFEQWENDYIDVRLILKGGGCENKNIQYSLPCEVEGLGRAGRDLDGIRKCILHSVYQAQGQGCSAGVIGVGIGGDRTSGYELAKAQLFRSLDDENPNEQLRELEEYIVENANKLGIGTMGFGGETTLLGCKVGTIHRIPASFFVSVAYNCWAYRRLGVKLNPDTGEIQEWLYQEGEEVTFPKEAEKEEEKVENQTKEVVLQAPISEEQIRELKVGDVVRITGMMYTGRDAIHKYLSDHDCEVDLNGQIIYHCGPVMLKDEDEKWHVAAAGPTTSIREEPYQGDIMKKFGIRAVMGKGGMGPKTLAALKEHGGVYLNAIGGAAQYYAECVQAVEGVNYTQFGIPEAMWHLRVKDFTAVVTMDSHGNSLHQDVDKSSLEKLAQFKEPVFK
- the pdaA gene encoding delta-lactam-biosynthetic de-N-acetylase, whose amino-acid sequence is MFLEAYGASSNTPIHWGFSKSKNHEPASAGAAYDQLLKKHDSFYIGHTTEKHIYLTFDNGYENGYTEKVLNVLKKKKVPAAFFVTGHYLTDQPELVKRMASEGHIVGNHSWHHPDLTTVDDTKLKEELQRVKTEYTKLTGKKDMKYLRPPRGIFSDRVLGLAKDEGYTTVFWSLAFVDWKTDQQKGWRYSYDNIMAQIHPGAILLLHTVSSDNAEALGKSIDDLRKQGYEFRSLDEYMLKETQHMNSMILEPK
- the yfkAB gene encoding radical SAM/CxCxxxxC motif protein YfkAB — protein: MKTLERITTSFDPWEAYLDMKQYGKPTLTNIEFTTTTLCNMRCEHCAVGYTLQPKDPNALPIELLLKRLEEIPTLRSLSITGGEPMLSLSSVKNYVVPLLKYARERGVRTQINSNLTLDLSRYELIVPYLDVLHISHNWGTMDDFVEGGFAMMDRKPTVEQRAKYFDRMIENSRALTEAGVMVSAETMLNKRTLPHMEKIHRQIVDEMKCQRHEVHPMYPSDFASTLETLSLEEMRSAIHHLLDIRDEKTWMLFGTLPFYACSQTQEDLDLLKRLYASKNVTVRNDPDGRSRLNVNIFNGDVIVTDFGDTPPLGNIKDTPLQESFDRWQQSQTSKELSCHCPQVQCLGPNILVKNSYYKDVDFQKNSANLIK
- a CDS encoding YfkD famly protein, which translates into the protein MRKVSALLVVFLFFTSIIIPISHAQGTNKKSTEVGTVRVPSSVLNISKENTYPNSSQDMPYLQPSDLAKELLGTSKVKIENPNLIRMLNESAVSKNPLAIGFRATIYLGEWPLNYESMETNVNWEYKKVNMNFFDNRGGKLPYRVRYTQDAQKQVKGGLTARIPDSDDVQKMMILKAAEKTKLPLAFSTIVGVGTKKENGYNVPAKKVGYLNSYTPAVSERGKVTYGEVFLLLHGSKRTIAVKNVTSQGIGAWIPVQDHLSLSFSVHNQPR
- a CDS encoding amino acid permease, with translation MNISNDHTQELKRSMKTRHLFMISLGGCIGTGFFVGSGYTIHEAGAVGAIIAYLVSGFIMYLTMLCLGELSVAMPVTGSFHTYTTKFVGPATGFAVGWLYWLGWAVTVALEFLTAGQLMKRWFEHTPVWIWCLIFALLIFLLNALSAKAFGEAEFVFSSIKVIAIILFIGIGGAAMFGLLDMKSGEGAPFLSHFFDEKLFPNGLKALLITMITVNFSFQGTELIGIAAGESENPEKTIPKSIKQTVWRTLFFFIISVSIMAALIPSDEAGVDKSPFVVVLDNIGVPYAGDVMNFIILIALLSVANSGLYAATRMLYSLSKEKMASPSVGRVNKRGVPMNALVITLAVSALTLLSGFFAAETVFVWLLSLAGFGAQVGWIAITGSYLGFRRKYLREGGKVEDLKFRTPLYPFLPILAFITNCLVIISLAFDPEQRIALYLGVGCSIACYVYYYFKMKKVSWGQDEPQEIQLQRNKKMML